A stretch of the Vicinamibacterales bacterium genome encodes the following:
- a CDS encoding class I SAM-dependent methyltransferase yields the protein MIPRLAAAVAAALLLFVPAHAQQTPRRNAARPDVVYIPTPQPVVEAMLQLAEVKKTDVVYDLGSGDGRIVITAARTYGARGVGVELDAELIKQARQNAAAAGVADRVRFVRQDLFKTDLRPATVVTLYLLQSLNERLRPKLVRELRAGARVVSHVFNMGPEWPPLKTETVERSRIFLWSVPGR from the coding sequence GTGATCCCCAGGCTCGCGGCGGCGGTTGCGGCGGCGTTGCTGCTGTTCGTGCCGGCGCACGCACAGCAGACGCCGCGGCGCAACGCCGCCAGACCCGACGTCGTCTACATCCCGACGCCGCAGCCGGTCGTCGAGGCGATGCTGCAGCTGGCGGAGGTGAAGAAGACGGACGTGGTGTACGACCTCGGCTCGGGTGACGGCCGCATCGTCATCACCGCGGCCAGGACGTACGGCGCCCGCGGCGTCGGCGTCGAGCTGGACGCGGAGCTGATCAAGCAGGCGCGGCAGAATGCCGCCGCCGCGGGGGTGGCCGATCGCGTCCGCTTCGTGAGGCAGGATCTGTTCAAGACGGATCTGCGCCCGGCAACGGTGGTGACGCTCTATCTGCTGCAGAGTTTGAACGAGCGCCTGCGGCCGAAGCTGGTTCGCGAGCTGCGCGCCGGCGCCCGCGTCGTCTCGCACGTCTTCAACATGGGACCGGAATGGCCGCCGCTGAAAACGGAGACGGTCGAGCGCAGCCGTATCTTCCTCTGGTCGGTGCCAGGGCGATAG
- a CDS encoding pyrroloquinoline quinone-dependent dehydrogenase — protein sequence MFRITRGLAVAASVCAAGSMGYAVSPQRAASRPPSTAAEWPTYGHDPGGMRFSPLTQITPGNVAQLEKAWVYHMKPPASGPAPADPAPGGPPQGRGGGRGSAAGFASGETTPLVINGVMYVTTPYGRVVALDPTTGKEKWVFALPSGNPSTRGVEYFRGDPQTPPQIVFGSSDGKLYSLDAQTGELNDKFGIKGVVDLNTPEILQGLPGNNGLSSPPIMYKNLIITGGRTQEGPAQGPAGDVRAWDVHTGKLVWTFRSVPRKGERFNETWEGDSWVNRSGANVWGLMTVDEARGIVYMPFGAPATDRYGGDRPGDNLFSSSVVAADANTGKYLWHFQVVHHDIWDADVANPPILLDIRKDGRTIPAVAIMSKSGLVFFMDRVTGRSIYGVEERPVPQSEVPLERTAKTQPFPLKPAPLSRMTMTLADIATVTPELEAACRKLVDGVQLGGPYLPVGYNRLRLQFPGNHGGVNWGGASYNPALGLLFVNTSEYGQLQGFADRPTTAAAPAPAGRAGGAGDPEMAQQQAPAGRGRGAGRGGGGGSGPYANMPGGGRFKDDATNMMCQQPPWGNLTAIDVHTGEFAWRVPLGVTDSLPPGKQNTGRPGNGGSIATAGGLVFVGATDDSRFRAFDAKTGRELWTVKLGAAAHATPSTYQGRDGRQYVVITSTGGGFLDAPITDDSISAFALPAAKK from the coding sequence ATGTTCAGGATTACCCGGGGGCTCGCGGTCGCGGCCTCGGTCTGCGCTGCGGGCTCGATGGGGTATGCCGTCTCGCCGCAGCGTGCCGCGTCACGTCCGCCGTCCACCGCCGCCGAGTGGCCGACCTACGGACACGATCCCGGCGGCATGCGCTTCTCGCCGCTGACGCAGATCACGCCGGGCAACGTCGCGCAGCTCGAGAAGGCATGGGTCTACCACATGAAGCCGCCGGCGAGCGGACCGGCCCCAGCGGATCCGGCGCCCGGCGGACCGCCGCAGGGGCGCGGCGGCGGACGCGGCAGCGCCGCCGGGTTCGCGTCAGGCGAGACCACCCCGCTGGTGATCAACGGCGTCATGTACGTCACCACGCCCTACGGCCGCGTCGTCGCGCTCGATCCGACGACGGGGAAAGAGAAGTGGGTGTTCGCGCTGCCGAGCGGGAATCCGTCGACGCGCGGCGTCGAGTACTTCCGCGGCGATCCGCAGACGCCGCCGCAGATCGTCTTCGGCTCGAGCGACGGGAAGCTCTATTCGCTCGACGCGCAGACCGGCGAGCTGAACGACAAGTTCGGCATCAAGGGGGTCGTCGATCTCAACACCCCCGAGATCCTGCAGGGCCTGCCGGGCAACAACGGGCTGAGCTCGCCGCCGATCATGTACAAGAACCTGATCATCACCGGCGGCCGCACGCAGGAAGGACCGGCGCAGGGTCCGGCTGGTGACGTGCGGGCGTGGGACGTGCACACCGGAAAGCTCGTCTGGACGTTCCGTTCGGTGCCGCGCAAAGGCGAGCGGTTCAACGAGACCTGGGAAGGGGACAGCTGGGTGAATCGGTCCGGCGCGAACGTCTGGGGTCTGATGACCGTCGACGAAGCGCGCGGCATCGTCTATATGCCGTTCGGCGCGCCGGCGACGGATCGCTACGGCGGCGATCGGCCCGGCGACAACCTGTTCAGCTCCAGCGTCGTCGCCGCGGATGCGAATACCGGAAAGTACCTGTGGCACTTCCAGGTCGTGCACCACGACATCTGGGACGCCGACGTCGCCAATCCGCCGATCCTGCTCGACATCAGGAAGGACGGCAGGACGATTCCCGCCGTCGCCATCATGAGCAAGAGCGGCCTCGTGTTCTTCATGGATCGCGTCACCGGCCGGTCGATCTACGGCGTCGAGGAACGCCCGGTGCCGCAGAGCGAGGTGCCGCTGGAGCGCACCGCGAAGACGCAGCCGTTCCCGCTCAAGCCGGCGCCGCTGTCGCGCATGACGATGACGCTGGCGGACATCGCCACGGTGACGCCGGAGCTGGAGGCGGCGTGCCGCAAGCTCGTCGACGGGGTGCAGCTCGGCGGCCCGTATCTGCCGGTGGGCTACAACCGTCTGCGCCTGCAGTTCCCGGGGAACCACGGCGGCGTGAACTGGGGGGGCGCGTCGTACAATCCCGCGCTCGGGCTGCTGTTCGTGAACACGTCGGAGTACGGGCAGCTGCAGGGGTTTGCCGATCGTCCGACGACCGCCGCCGCGCCGGCGCCGGCGGGACGCGCCGGGGGCGCAGGCGATCCGGAGATGGCGCAGCAGCAAGCGCCCGCCGGGCGCGGCCGCGGCGCCGGACGCGGCGGTGGCGGCGGCAGCGGTCCGTACGCCAACATGCCGGGCGGCGGCCGCTTCAAGGATGACGCGACGAACATGATGTGCCAGCAGCCGCCCTGGGGGAATCTCACGGCGATCGACGTGCACACCGGCGAGTTCGCGTGGCGCGTGCCGCTCGGCGTCACCGACTCGCTGCCCCCCGGGAAGCAGAACACCGGACGGCCGGGCAACGGCGGATCGATCGCGACGGCGGGGGGCCTGGTGTTCGTGGGCGCGACCGACGACAGCCGGTTCCGCGCGTTCGACGCGAAGACGGGCAGGGAGCTGTGGACGGTGAAGCTCGGCGCCGCGGCGCACGCGACGCCCAGCACGTATCAGGGACGCGACGGGCGCCAGTACGTGGTGATCACGTCCACCGGCGGCGGCTTCCTCGACGCGCCGATCACGGACGACAGCATCAGCGCGTTCGCGCTGCCGGCCGCCAAGAAGTAG
- a CDS encoding tetratricopeptide repeat protein — MHLLLSVLCAAHLLVASGSARRADDPSVARAVDAARARAGNGDPIAQFSLGSYLYYGSTQTAAGVEWIRKAAAQQLAPAEHHLGQIYEFGFGVPADDGLALEWYRKAAGHGSAPAARAIGEFHLKGRGVRADAAEAARWFRRAADGDDLRAQYQLGQMYFDGTGVPRDYESAYVWFALAAGQTPLEDNRKGLLELRNISAARMTPQAVAVARRRVAEWKPVASGQ; from the coding sequence GTGCATCTTCTCCTCAGCGTCCTGTGCGCCGCGCATCTGCTGGTGGCCTCCGGGAGCGCACGGCGAGCCGACGATCCGTCCGTCGCCCGCGCGGTCGATGCCGCCCGCGCCCGCGCCGGGAACGGCGATCCCATTGCCCAGTTCTCGCTCGGTTCGTATCTCTACTACGGCAGCACCCAGACCGCCGCCGGCGTCGAGTGGATCCGCAAGGCCGCGGCGCAGCAGCTGGCTCCGGCGGAGCATCATCTCGGGCAGATCTACGAGTTCGGCTTCGGCGTGCCCGCCGACGACGGCCTCGCTCTCGAATGGTACCGGAAAGCGGCCGGGCACGGCAGCGCGCCGGCGGCGCGCGCGATCGGCGAGTTCCACCTGAAAGGACGCGGCGTCCGCGCCGATGCGGCCGAAGCGGCGCGCTGGTTCAGACGTGCCGCCGATGGGGACGATCTTCGCGCGCAATATCAGCTCGGACAGATGTATTTCGACGGCACCGGCGTGCCGCGTGACTACGAATCCGCGTACGTGTGGTTCGCGCTGGCGGCCGGACAGACGCCGCTCGAGGACAACCGCAAGGGGCTGCTCGAGCTGCGCAACATTTCGGCGGCGCGGATGACGCCACAGGCGGTCGCGGTGGCCAGGCGTCGTGTTGCTGAGTGGAAGCCAGTGGCCAGTGGCCAGTAG
- a CDS encoding alcohol dehydrogenase catalytic domain-containing protein produces the protein MNALVKSAPGAGHLALLDVPQPRPGPGAALVRVRRSGLCGTDLLVSDGVYKGRNRPVPCPLILGHEAAGEIVALGENGDSPLFPPGDRGKGDCPRFRETRVVIEALAGCGACFHCVRGRYNLCPDWHHVGLTMDGALADFVVVPVTSLIPLPDGMSLDAAALLEPLATAINTVERTRPAPGTPTAILGPGPFGLLHLLALRAAGAGPIVVFGRPGDEARLAIAAQAGADAALVADRAAANAFMSELTHGVGAGLVVEAAGTPEAVQTAIDIAAAGGTLATLGLVRDTQIDALQVMRKELTWVGVVASVRRHWAEAIRLVTEGRLHPERLITHRMPLAGALDGFAALRAREAVKVMFEVC, from the coding sequence ATGAACGCGCTGGTCAAGTCGGCTCCGGGAGCGGGCCATCTCGCGTTGCTCGACGTGCCGCAGCCGCGGCCCGGTCCCGGCGCCGCGCTCGTCCGCGTCCGGCGCTCCGGCCTGTGCGGCACCGATCTGCTCGTCTCTGACGGCGTCTACAAGGGGCGCAATCGTCCCGTCCCCTGTCCGCTGATCCTCGGCCACGAGGCGGCCGGCGAGATCGTGGCGCTCGGCGAAAACGGGGACAGTCCCCTTTTCCCGCCCGGCGACAGGGGAAAAGGGGACTGTCCCCGTTTTCGGGAAACCCGGGTTGTCATCGAAGCGCTGGCGGGATGCGGGGCCTGCTTCCACTGCGTTCGCGGACGCTATAACCTCTGTCCCGACTGGCATCACGTCGGGCTGACGATGGACGGCGCGCTCGCGGACTTCGTCGTCGTGCCGGTGACGTCGCTGATCCCCCTCCCCGACGGCATGTCGCTCGACGCGGCCGCTCTGCTCGAGCCGCTCGCCACCGCGATCAATACGGTCGAACGCACCCGTCCCGCCCCCGGCACGCCGACGGCGATCCTCGGGCCCGGACCATTCGGGTTGCTGCACCTGCTCGCGCTGCGCGCCGCCGGCGCGGGGCCGATCGTGGTGTTCGGCAGGCCCGGCGACGAAGCGCGTCTCGCGATCGCGGCGCAGGCCGGCGCCGACGCCGCCCTCGTCGCCGATCGTGCCGCGGCGAACGCGTTCATGTCAGAACTGACGCACGGCGTCGGAGCAGGACTCGTCGTCGAGGCCGCGGGCACGCCGGAGGCGGTACAGACGGCGATCGACATCGCCGCCGCCGGCGGCACGCTCGCGACGCTGGGACTGGTGCGCGACACGCAGATCGATGCCCTGCAGGTGATGCGCAAGGAGCTGACCTGGGTGGGCGTGGTCGCCAGCGTGCGGCGGCACTGGGCGGAAGCGATCCGGCTGGTGACCGAGGGCCGGCTGCACCCGGAGCGGCTGATCACGCATCGGATGCCGCTGGCCGGCGCGCTGGACGGCTTCGCCGCGCTGCGCGCGCGCGAGGCGGTGAAGGTGATGTTCGAGGTGTGCTGA
- a CDS encoding aldehyde dehydrogenase family protein, which produces MTSATAPAGQNARTPRTATAEEKAAAQALLARARTAMAAVDHYDQATVDRLCRAIAWATANEQAFGRLTRMSVEESGMGSAEGVPARRWKILGILRDALRTPSVGIIETIPEKGIVKYAKPAGVIAGLLPVTNPLVTMVNMAINAIKCRDAVIFSPHPLSRKTALEIARVLRAALAKQGAPDDLILCLETPSIPLAQELMAICDLTIATGGTAMVKAAYSSGKPAYGVGAGNATVVIDETADLAEAAMNTRISKTQNHGSGCSCDGNLLVEAAIYDRFLEALQAEGGYLATADEKRKLEAVMWDAEGHRRIETVARAAGVIAAKA; this is translated from the coding sequence ATGACATCGGCAACAGCACCAGCCGGCCAGAATGCACGGACGCCGAGGACCGCCACGGCGGAGGAAAAGGCGGCGGCGCAGGCGCTCCTGGCCCGCGCCCGGACCGCCATGGCGGCGGTCGATCATTACGATCAGGCCACGGTCGATCGTCTGTGCCGTGCCATCGCGTGGGCCACCGCCAACGAGCAGGCCTTCGGCCGCCTCACCCGGATGAGCGTGGAGGAAAGCGGCATGGGCAGCGCCGAAGGGGTGCCGGCCCGCCGCTGGAAGATCCTCGGCATCCTGCGCGACGCGCTGCGCACGCCGAGCGTCGGGATCATCGAGACCATTCCCGAGAAGGGCATCGTCAAGTACGCCAAGCCGGCCGGCGTCATCGCCGGCCTGCTGCCGGTCACCAACCCGCTGGTCACGATGGTGAACATGGCGATCAACGCCATCAAGTGCCGCGACGCCGTGATCTTCTCGCCGCACCCGCTGAGCCGCAAGACGGCGCTGGAAATCGCCCGCGTGCTGCGCGCCGCGCTCGCCAAGCAGGGCGCGCCCGACGATCTGATCCTCTGCCTCGAGACGCCGAGCATCCCGCTGGCGCAGGAACTGATGGCGATCTGCGATCTCACGATCGCGACCGGCGGCACCGCGATGGTGAAGGCCGCCTACAGCTCCGGCAAGCCGGCCTACGGCGTCGGCGCGGGGAACGCCACCGTCGTCATCGACGAGACGGCTGACCTCGCCGAGGCGGCGATGAACACGCGCATCAGCAAGACGCAGAACCACGGGTCCGGCTGTTCGTGCGACGGCAACCTGCTGGTCGAGGCCGCGATCTACGATCGTTTCCTCGAGGCGCTGCAGGCCGAGGGCGGCTATCTCGCCACTGCCGACGAGAAGCGCAAGCTCGAGGCGGTGATGTGGGACGCCGAGGGGCATCGCCGGATCGAGACCGTCGCGCGCGCCGCCGGCGTGATCGCCGCGAAGGCC
- a CDS encoding PQQ-binding-like beta-propeller repeat protein, which produces MTRQLSLAAAAAVVLGAGVAAQNAAPPASRPAGAARPAAAAAANGSAANPRDWPTVGNDPGGAKYSALAQITPANVTQLTKAWTYDTGAPAAGYTITPIVVSNVMYLPVQGSVVVALQADTGKELWKFDLKTLPDIGPNPSAGGRGISYWPGTARVAPRIVIATTNGFLVQLDAKTGRPVPRPAGMVNLAAGVMEKFEGQQYSTNMPPALYKNLAIIAARTGEQGRYGLPGDPRAFDLLTGKEVWRFHIVPHPADENFGTWGLNGWQDRRGPGVWVPVSVDPVNDLVFFPMGNATDQNYGGSRPGINLYATTLLVLRASTGKRVWHQQLTHHDIYDWDLSAPPALGETVKDGKRIPIVVQMTKQGLLFMFHRLTGEPLFGMEERPVPRFDAPGDQAWPTQPFPLKPVGLTRDSMTRKEVSRISPEAEKYCTELFDKSVNMGPYTPYGMLPSLVFPGSEGGGGWGGVSVDADRGLVYVNTRHLGVIAQLQSSVSSGVLPSFGKQKVPTNFYVDQQGYPCNAPPWAEIAAVSTTTGDIVWRTPLGEYPELTRKGITGTGTAVNDGGPISTASGLVFIGSTTDYGFRAFDAKTGKELWRATMDDDVLMTPLTYQGANGKQFVVAVAGGGDAAFHIPPKPSPGGNATVVAFSLK; this is translated from the coding sequence ATGACACGCCAGCTCTCCCTCGCTGCGGCCGCCGCCGTCGTGCTCGGCGCCGGCGTCGCCGCGCAGAATGCCGCCCCCCCGGCGTCGAGGCCCGCGGGCGCCGCCCGCCCCGCCGCCGCCGCGGCGGCCAACGGCTCCGCCGCCAATCCGCGCGACTGGCCGACCGTCGGCAACGATCCCGGCGGCGCGAAGTACTCCGCGCTCGCGCAGATCACGCCGGCCAACGTCACCCAGCTGACCAAGGCGTGGACCTACGACACGGGTGCGCCGGCCGCCGGCTACACCATCACGCCGATCGTCGTCAGCAACGTCATGTACCTGCCGGTGCAGGGCAGCGTCGTCGTCGCGCTCCAGGCCGACACCGGCAAGGAACTCTGGAAGTTCGACCTCAAGACGCTGCCCGACATCGGCCCGAATCCCTCGGCCGGCGGGCGCGGCATCTCGTACTGGCCCGGCACGGCGCGCGTCGCGCCGCGCATCGTCATCGCCACCACCAACGGCTTCCTCGTCCAGCTCGACGCGAAGACCGGCAGGCCGGTTCCCAGGCCCGCCGGCATGGTGAACCTCGCGGCCGGCGTGATGGAGAAGTTCGAGGGACAGCAGTACTCGACCAACATGCCGCCGGCGCTCTACAAGAACCTTGCGATCATCGCCGCCCGCACCGGCGAGCAGGGGCGCTACGGTCTTCCGGGCGATCCCCGGGCGTTCGACCTCCTCACCGGCAAGGAGGTCTGGCGCTTCCACATCGTCCCGCATCCGGCCGACGAGAACTTCGGCACCTGGGGGCTGAACGGCTGGCAGGATCGCCGCGGCCCCGGCGTCTGGGTGCCGGTGAGCGTGGACCCGGTCAACGATCTCGTGTTCTTCCCGATGGGCAACGCCACCGACCAGAACTACGGCGGCAGCCGTCCGGGGATCAATCTCTATGCGACGACGCTGCTCGTGCTGCGCGCCTCGACGGGCAAGCGCGTCTGGCACCAGCAGCTCACCCACCACGACATCTACGACTGGGATTTGAGCGCGCCGCCGGCGCTCGGCGAAACGGTCAAGGACGGCAAGCGCATTCCGATCGTCGTGCAGATGACCAAGCAGGGCCTGCTGTTCATGTTTCACCGGCTGACCGGCGAGCCGCTGTTCGGGATGGAAGAGCGTCCGGTGCCGCGCTTCGACGCGCCCGGCGATCAGGCGTGGCCCACGCAGCCGTTCCCGCTGAAGCCCGTGGGCCTCACGCGCGACAGCATGACCCGCAAGGAAGTCAGCAGGATCTCCCCCGAGGCGGAGAAGTACTGCACGGAGCTGTTCGACAAGTCGGTGAACATGGGGCCGTACACGCCGTACGGCATGCTTCCCAGCCTCGTGTTCCCCGGCTCCGAAGGCGGCGGCGGCTGGGGCGGCGTGTCCGTCGATGCCGATCGCGGCCTCGTCTACGTGAATACCCGGCACCTCGGCGTCATCGCGCAGCTCCAGTCCAGCGTCTCGTCTGGCGTGCTGCCGTCGTTCGGCAAGCAGAAGGTGCCGACCAACTTCTACGTCGATCAGCAGGGCTACCCGTGCAATGCGCCGCCGTGGGCGGAGATCGCCGCGGTCAGCACCACGACCGGCGACATCGTGTGGCGAACGCCGCTTGGTGAATACCCCGAGCTGACCAGGAAGGGCATCACCGGTACCGGGACCGCGGTCAACGACGGCGGACCGATCTCCACCGCCAGCGGGCTGGTGTTCATCGGTTCGACGACCGACTACGGGTTCCGCGCGTTCGACGCGAAGACCGGGAAGGAGCTCTGGCGCGCCACGATGGATGACGACGTGCTGATGACGCCGCTCACGTATCAGGGAGCGAACGGCAAGCAGTTCGTGGTGGCAGTCGCCGGCGGCGGCGATGCCGCGTTCCACATTCCGCCCAAGCCTTCGCCGGGCGGCAACGCGACCGTGGTCGCGTTCTCACTGAAGTAG
- a CDS encoding helix-hairpin-helix domain-containing protein: protein MSTHASFSIGLVAILLGASIAARASTPQAPPKNGAPASPALTKNVGDLSPQEEDEFVKVTEATMERVCVACHPFENIIKSRRTLPEWNDQVTQMAMRGAPGTETDFTLVKKYMARYYGIVRVNSASAEELSAVLGLPSKVAAALVEYRTTNGKFTDLASLAKVEGVDKAKLEENADALRFD, encoded by the coding sequence GTGAGCACGCATGCATCCTTCTCCATCGGTCTGGTCGCGATCCTGCTCGGCGCGAGCATCGCGGCACGTGCGTCGACGCCGCAGGCGCCGCCGAAGAACGGCGCGCCCGCTTCCCCGGCGTTGACCAAGAACGTCGGCGACCTGTCGCCGCAGGAGGAGGACGAGTTCGTCAAGGTCACCGAAGCGACGATGGAGCGCGTGTGCGTGGCGTGCCACCCGTTCGAGAACATCATCAAGTCCCGGCGCACGCTGCCCGAGTGGAACGATCAGGTCACCCAGATGGCGATGCGCGGCGCGCCCGGCACCGAGACCGACTTCACGCTGGTCAAGAAGTACATGGCGCGCTACTACGGCATCGTCCGCGTCAACTCGGCCAGCGCGGAAGAGCTGTCGGCGGTGCTGGGCCTGCCCTCGAAGGTGGCCGCGGCGCTGGTGGAATATCGCACGACGAACGGCAAGTTCACCGACCTCGCGTCGCTGGCCAAGGTCGAGGGTGTGGACAAGGCGAAGCTGGAAGAGAACGCCGACGCCCTGCGGTTCGACTGA